A single window of Apus apus isolate bApuApu2 chromosome 18, bApuApu2.pri.cur, whole genome shotgun sequence DNA harbors:
- the MIS12 gene encoding protein MIS12 homolog, translating to MAVDPMAYEAQFFGFTPQTCMLRVYIAFQDYLFETMLVVERVILKKLDGFPGSKISPFQVRKSTEKFLLFMKEHFDKLFSKMEEVLLQLVLNIPKNVLLPEDKAHEQYPYSKEQFQALQDEIQQLQQQYRAEASAGQALRAELEEQKVVRAELEKMLQWFDGLESICREHGTGNFKESFAFLTQNSKKLQAVLKDVEKKSEKIKRHDQSLQQKS from the coding sequence aTGGCAGTCGATCCCATGGCCTACGAGGCGCAATTCTTCGGCTTCACCCCCCAGACCTGCATGCTGCGCGTCTACATCGCCTTCCAGGACTACCTCTTCGAAACGATGCTGGTGGTGGAGAGGGTGATCCTGAAGAAGCTGGACGGGTTTCCCGGCTCGAAGATCAGCCCTTTCCAAGTCCggaaaagcacagagaagtttCTTCTCTTCATGAAAGAGCACTTCGACAAGCTCTTCAGTAAAATGGAAGAAGTGCTTTTGCAGCTGGTGTTGAACATCCCGAAGAACGTGCTCCTCCCCGAGGACAAGGCCCACGAGCAGTATCCCTACAGCAAGGAGCAGTTCCAGGCGCTTCAGGATGAgatccagcagctgcagcagcagtacaGGGCGGAGGCCTCCGCTGGGCAGGCGCTGCGAGCGGAGCTGGAGGAACAGAAGGTGGTTCgggctgagctggagaagaTGCTGCAATGGTTTGATGGGCTGGAGAGTATCTGTAGGGAGCACGGGACTGGCAACTTCAAAGAGAGCTTTGCATTCCTGACGCAGAACTCGAAGAAGCTGCAAGCTGTGCTGAAAGATGTTGAAAAGAAAAGCGAAAAAATAAAGAGGCACGATCAGTCGTTgcaacagaaaagctga